The following coding sequences lie in one Portunus trituberculatus isolate SZX2019 chromosome 26, ASM1759143v1, whole genome shotgun sequence genomic window:
- the LOC123509311 gene encoding solute carrier family 46 member 3-like: MMGTITTNLLLDKICREMSFPLEVCLNLTSYSVIEAEVQQRVTVTLMYYNLITSLPSVLFALFLGSWSDRHGRKVPMVLPLLGNVVASLVYVMNAYLVTLPSSYILFAGLPIALTGGMTTLLMACFSYVSDITRLRSRTTRIALVDLGFSLGSPIGILLSSVVFYYVGYLGIYSCGTCVFVIALLYVLVCVRDTRGASVTNEGFEGTTRRIRMCVDLLDTGNVRRSFATAFKRRPHKGRAKVLLLIAAMCLMVTEFGGYGMDYLYTKRMFGWTYNQYVELSVTRLLIQLVVTSIVLPVLSYQLQVPDTVLVLMGCVSKIMGTMVMGVASDPWLLYLSAVISSIGVLPLVITRSLISKTVPGEELGRIFSVLASFESVIPLGSGPLYTAVYNGALRSFPGAIYFLSAGLYVVAACIFVWVFLNRHAPPSPPGAPCSAANLTHTR; the protein is encoded by the exons ATGATGGGAACTATTACCACAAATCTCCTGCTGGataag ATCTGCCGAGAGATGTCGTTCCCATTGGAGGTGTGTCTGAACCTCACGTCCTACTCAGTGATCGAGGCGGAGGTGCAGCAACGTGTGACAGTGACCTTAATGTACTACAACTTGATCACCAGCCTTCCCTCTGTCCTCTTTGCTCTCTTCCTTGGCTCGTGGAGTGACAGACATGGGAGGAAGGTGCCAATGGTTCTGCCCTTGCTTGGAAATGTTGTGGCCTCTCTGGTTTATGTG ATGAACGCATACCTGGTCACACTGCCATCATCATACATCCTATTCGCCGGGCTGCCCATCGCACTAACCGGGGGGATGACAACCTTACTGATGGCCTGCTTCTCTTACGTATCAGACATCACCCGACTCCGATCTCGCACCACCAGAATTGCATTGGTCGACCTTGGGTTTAGTCTCGGCAGCCCTATTGGTATATTGTTAAGTAGCGTTGTGTTTTATTATGTCGGTTATCTCGGCATATACTCCTGTGGGACGTGTGTATTTGTCATCGCGTTGCTGTACGTCCTGGTGTGCGTCAGAGATACGAGAGGGGCAAGTGTCACCAATGAGGGATTTGAGGGAACCACCAGGAGGATCAGGATGTGTGTTGATCTTCTGGATACGGGGAATGTACGGAGGTCATTCGCTACGGCCTTCAAACGCAGACCACATAAGGGTAGGGCTAAAGTACTGCTCCTCATTGCCGCCATGTGCCTGATGGTGACCGAGTTTG gggggTATGGCATGGACTACCTCTACACCAAGAGAATGTTTGGCTGGACCTACAATCAATACGTAGAACTCAGTGTTACTAGACTCCTTATACAGCTGGTTG tGACATCAATAGTGCTGCCAGTGCTGAGCTACCAACTACAGGTGCCGGACACAGTGCTGGTGCTAATGGGCTGTGTCTCCAAGATAATGGGCACAATGGTCATGGGTGTGGCCTCTGACCCATGGCTTCTCTATTTAA GCGCAGTGATATCCAGCATTGGCgtccttcctttggtcatcactCGCTCCCTGATCAGCAAGACAGTGCCGGGCGAGGAGCTAGGTCGGATCTTCTCAGTGTTGGCATCCTTTGAATCTGTGATACCCCTTGGCTCAGGTCCACTCTATACTGCTGTTTACAATGGGGCACTGCGGTCCTTCCCTGGAGCTATCTATTTCCTCAGTGCTGGCCTGTATGTTGTGGCTGCCTGTATATTTGT
- the LOC123509287 gene encoding poly [ADP-ribose] polymerase tankyrase-2-like isoform X1, which translates to MPYRNRRLQSSAPPPPTAEEKLEKLNTAMRAVMTDDMRMVVSCIPGHIEVGKVYDMALNTSAASEAPPRQVKASLLHLALYHQAYHCAKLFLHLGAPVEASESELGDTALHCAARICGHSFVQLLLEYGACPSSLNAAKDTPLHLAAERGRVHSVAELLAKGAPTDAKNRYQETPWDVAYLAGSPSSWCVLTLS; encoded by the exons ATG ccgtACAGAAACCGCCGCCTGCAGTCTTCGGCGCCTCCACCACCCACCGCTGAGGAGAAGCTGGAAAAACTGAACACAGCAATGCGAGCCGTGATGACTGACGATATGcgcatg gtggtGTCATGTATCCCAGGACACATCGAGGTGGGGAAGGTGTATGACATGGCCCTGAACACCTCAGCGGCCAGCGAGGCGCCTCCCAGACAGGTGAAGGCCTCGCTGCTCCACCTCGCCCTCTACCACCAAGCTTACCACTGTGCCAAGCTGTTCCTGCACCTTGGCGCGCCGGTGGAgg CCAGCGAGAGTGAGCTGGGAGACACTGCCTTACACTGCGCCGCTAGGATTTGCGGACACTCCTTTGTACAACTTCTACTGGAATACGGCgcctgtccctcctccctcaacGCTGCCAAGGACACGCCCCTCCACCTGGCTGCTGAGAGAGGGCGTGTGCATTCCGTGGCGGAGCTGCTGGCTAAGGGCGCCCCCACAGATGCTAAAAACAG GTACCAAGAGACCCCGTGGGATGTGGCGTACCTTGCAGGATCCCCctcctcctggtgtgtgctgacCTTATCCTGA
- the LOC123509287 gene encoding ankyrin repeat and SOCS box protein 8-like isoform X2 — MVVSCIPGHIEVGKVYDMALNTSAASEAPPRQVKASLLHLALYHQAYHCAKLFLHLGAPVEASESELGDTALHCAARICGHSFVQLLLEYGACPSSLNAAKDTPLHLAAERGRVHSVAELLAKGAPTDAKNRYQETPWDVAYLAGSPSSWCVLTLS, encoded by the exons ATG gtggtGTCATGTATCCCAGGACACATCGAGGTGGGGAAGGTGTATGACATGGCCCTGAACACCTCAGCGGCCAGCGAGGCGCCTCCCAGACAGGTGAAGGCCTCGCTGCTCCACCTCGCCCTCTACCACCAAGCTTACCACTGTGCCAAGCTGTTCCTGCACCTTGGCGCGCCGGTGGAgg CCAGCGAGAGTGAGCTGGGAGACACTGCCTTACACTGCGCCGCTAGGATTTGCGGACACTCCTTTGTACAACTTCTACTGGAATACGGCgcctgtccctcctccctcaacGCTGCCAAGGACACGCCCCTCCACCTGGCTGCTGAGAGAGGGCGTGTGCATTCCGTGGCGGAGCTGCTGGCTAAGGGCGCCCCCACAGATGCTAAAAACAG GTACCAAGAGACCCCGTGGGATGTGGCGTACCTTGCAGGATCCCCctcctcctggtgtgtgctgacCTTATCCTGA
- the LOC123509287 gene encoding uncharacterized protein LOC123509287 isoform X3 has product MPYRNRRLQSSAPPPPTAEEKLEKLNTAMRAVMTDDMRMPARVSWETLPYTAPLGFADTPLYNFYWNTAPVPPPSTLPRTRPSTWLLREGVCIPWRSCWLRAPPQMLKTGTKRPRGMWRTLQDPPPPGVC; this is encoded by the exons ATG ccgtACAGAAACCGCCGCCTGCAGTCTTCGGCGCCTCCACCACCCACCGCTGAGGAGAAGCTGGAAAAACTGAACACAGCAATGCGAGCCGTGATGACTGACGATATGcgcatg CCAGCGAGAGTGAGCTGGGAGACACTGCCTTACACTGCGCCGCTAGGATTTGCGGACACTCCTTTGTACAACTTCTACTGGAATACGGCgcctgtccctcctccctcaacGCTGCCAAGGACACGCCCCTCCACCTGGCTGCTGAGAGAGGGCGTGTGCATTCCGTGGCGGAGCTGCTGGCTAAGGGCGCCCCCACAGATGCTAAAAACAG GTACCAAGAGACCCCGTGGGATGTGGCGTACCTTGCAGGATCCCCctcctcctggtgtgtgctga
- the LOC123509047 gene encoding uncharacterized protein LOC123509047 has product MASSSIEVMGVGGGEVKVMLMDDSVGEDGEMDEELHTIITASADDNGEMVTSVEAQPAPTDELLDMDGEFTTLEGMEPPPGTIIFSPQDLLRPSKPSQRGRGRPALRPGLTSIKLEPRAPPTYGPSGDLEVPVSCEVCGKVMMTGKTLVQHMAIHSDLKPFQCPHCPKSFARKVHLQGHLVVHGIEKQFECPICHQRFSRQDCVKVHMRLHDKSKCVFCDVCHKAFLTVGALNIHLRIHRGEKPFKCHLCSKCFTQKNHLITHIKRHTKVTDEHFTKKLGPRMFKCEHCPRSFIRLSDYERHVQWNHGAVAEGSIVDKLPTVANLLDGELKQTGLTPQVFKAPKDALNSKPRVRRPKKVMCTTSTQTDEDGGRIIVPRQYQVSAGTQVSAPPTPRHDEDMYENDIFDEGMDRNYSSDEDEDGARPTDGTDPLEQKVFSLPATGEMASDPIQDAAFDAIVQGRGAPRPGDHATDTAATTATAATDKHSEFLQEVVNSMVRQAVPHSPPPQPPPQPAEAKLAAQESATELPEVRSVPGVGRAVSSTAPPPVVVRGGGSSGGKEGVVKVKKEPVGVLPITLINPPKRGRGRGRGRGRGRKWSPYGLSGAAELRAIRMNMRRSILSAEEERADQREEEEREEEATAAAVAAAAAVVEVESGLEGSVVEEVETEGRGKRLAKNKQHGKDFVCNMKNCETCCPPAKPRPTQPTPTTTVKVKVKVQDKADGAKKVVPRPAPASQAPTVSASQADSVHGLLSLAQAAPLLRTVKVEQPRLEEPKMKVGNRVGSYPVDITANPCSGVVRREDYFVTSSSGESVVSPPVELMSFCIPTYSCKLCSREFRFEGKLHRHIESVHQNKAIFSPDVKPGRGSSKVVGPPGTILPVSHSITPSAAEQENPEIAALRSEWDDDEDDDAETRGGPVAVAAATVSMGGPGGAMAIVTRDIAPVSSTVTDAYSGGVKVNMNKLAGLLPHMGKVPDTDSYEASRVKQEAMLSSSSSMVVAGGGGGGREVTETITADTLDMKCRRLLEKLFDHALLLQCGLLEEHVSVVLGRVLQHYGVKMIEDYGQGQYEVLKYNLWRLIEWKVTMEQMEEFYSEGKSVEEMMDDIMHDHVPLVSHHYVPRDQAADPGPPPAPAQPQAPPPPPQQVEAVEVSEGQVVLQHVAGMLGGQINLPEGVTQVVLSQDVSPDLLQGAHIVTIDPTTGQVISQVTADQVILADAIGDELEQQVSALDGGSVVVSQGQLGQVSQGTIVVTHPSAVPLQAGQVLVQDSSGQQVVKMEAVTTTAPR; this is encoded by the exons ATGGCGTCGTCGTCCATAGAGGTGATGGGAGTGGGGGGCGGGGAGGTGAAGGTGATGCTGATGGACGACTCTGTGGGTGAGGACGGGGAGATGGATGAGGAACTGCACACTATCATCACTGCATCCGCTGACGATAATGGTGAGATGGTGACGTCTGTAGAGGCCCAGCCAGCGCCCACTGATGAG CTACTGGACATGGACGGGGAGTTCACCACTTTGGAGGGGATGGAGCCCCCGCCAGGCACCATCATCTTCTCCCCCCAGGACTTACTGCGGCCCTCAAAACCTTCACAGCGTGGCCGGGGACGTCCCGCGCTGCGCCCCGGCCTGACCTCCATAAAGCTGGAGCCCCGCGCCCCGCCCACCTACGGCCCATCGGGGGACTTGGAGGTGCCGGTGTCCTGTGaggtgtgtgggaaggtgatgATGACGGGGAAGACTCTGGTGCAGCACATGGCCATCCACTCCGACCTGAAGCCCTTCCAGTGTCCACATTGCCCCAAGTCGTTCGCCCGAAAGGTGCACCTGCAGGGCCACCTGGTGGTGCACGGCATAGAGAAGCAGTTTGAGTGTCCCATCTGCCACCAGCGGTTCAGCCGGCAGGACTGCGTCAAGGTGCACATGCGCCTCCACGACAAGAGCAAGTGTGTGTTCTGCGACGTGTGCCACAAGGCCTTCCTCACCGTGGGCGCCCTCAACATCCATCTGCGCATCCACCGTGGGGAGAAGCCCTTCAAGTGCCACCTGTGCTCCAAGTGCTTCACGCAGAAGAACCACCTCATCACACACATCAAGCGCCACACCAAGGTCACCGACGAGCACTTCACCAAGAAGCTTGGGCCGCGCATGTTCAAGTGTGAGCACTGCCCCCGCTCCTTCATCAGGCTCAGCGACTACGAGCGCCATGTGCAGTGGAACCACGGGGCAGTGGCCGAGGGCAGCATTGTGGACAAGCTGCCCACTGTGGCCAACCTGCTGGACGGGGAGCTCAAGCAGACCGGCCTCACCCCACAGGTATTCAAGGCCCCCAAGGACGCCCTCAACAGCAAGCCCCGCGTGCGCCGCCCCAAGAAGGTGATGTGCACCACCTCCACCCAGACCGACGAGGACGGCGGCCGCATCATTGTGCCACGCCAGTACCAGGTGTCTGCCGGCACCCAGGTGTCCGCACCCCCCACCCCCCGCCATGACGAGGACATGTATGAGAACGACATCTTCGACGAGGGCATGGACCGCAACTACAGCTCCGATGAGGACGAGGACGGCGCCCGGCCCACCGACGGCACCGACCCCCTTGAGCAGAAGGTGTTCTCCCTCCCAGCCACCGGCGAGATGGCCTCCGACCCCATCCAGGATGCAGCCTTTGATGCCATCGTGCAGGGCCGGGGCGCCCCACGACCCGGGGACCACGCCACCgacactgccgccaccaccgccaccgctgccacAGACAAGCACTCAGAGTTCCTGCAGGAGGTGGTGAACTCCATGGTGCGTCAGGCCGTGCCACACAGccccccaccacaaccaccgccacagCCTGCTGAGGCCAAGCTGGCGGCGCAGGAGTCTGCCACGGAGCTGCCTGAGGTGCGGTCAGTGCCCGGTGTGGGACGGGCAGTGTCCAGCACTGCACCGCCGCCGGTGGTGGTGCGAGGGGGGGGCAGCAGCGGCGGTAAGGAGggggtggtgaaggtgaagaaggagcCGGTGGGAGTGCTGCCCATCACACTCATCAACCCACCCAAGCGAGGGCGGGGCCGGGGCCGGGGCCGAGGCCGGGGCAGGAAGTGGAGTCCCTATGGGCTGTCTGGGGCTGCGGAGCTGCGCGCCATCCGCATGAACATGAGGCGCAGCATTCTCAGTGCAGAGGAGGAGCGTGCCgaccagagggaggaggaggagcgagaggaggaggcgacggcagcggcagtagcagcagcggcagcggtggtggaggtggagagtggGTTGGAGGGTagcgtggtggaggaggtggagacggAGGGGCGGGGGAAGCGTCTGGCCAAGAACAAGCAGCACGGCAAAGACTTTGTCTGCAACATGAAGAACTGCGAGACATGCTGCCCCCCTGCCAAGCCCCGCCCCACCcaacccacccccaccacaacTGTCAAGGTTAAGGTCAAGGTGCAGGACAAGGCCGACGGGGCCAAGAAGGTGGTACCCCGCCCTGCCCCTGCCTCGCAGGCCCCGACGGTGTCTGCTAGCCAGGCGGACAGTGTGCACGGCCTGCTGAGCCTGGCGCAGGCCGCCCCACTGCTCAGGACCGTCAAGGTGGAGCAGCCTCGCCTCGAGGAGCCCAAGATGAAAGTGGGCAATCGTGTCGGCTCCTACCCGGTTGACATCACCGccaacccat GTAGCGGTGTGGTGCGGCGCGAGGACTACTTTGTGACGAGTAGCAGCGGAGAGTCTGTGGTGTCTCCGCCGGTGGAGCTGATGTCGTTCTGCATCCCCACCTACTCCTGCAAGCTGTGCTCCAGAGAGTTCCGCTTTGAGGGCAAACTGCACCGACACATTGAGAGTGTGCACCAAAACAAGGCCATCTTCTCCCCGGACGTCAAGCCGGGCCGGGGCTCCAGCAAGGTGGTGGGGCCGCCCGGCACCATCTTGCCAGTCTCCCACTCCATCACGCCCTCTGCCGCAGAGCAGGAGAACCCGGAGATTGCCGCGCTGCGCTCAGAGTGGGACGACGATGAGGACGATGATGCAGAGACACGCGGTGGCCCtgtggcagtggcggcggcgacggTGTCCATGGGCGGCCCTGGGGGAGCCATGGCCATCGTGACGCGGGACATTGCGCCGGTGAGCAGCACAGTGACGGACGCTTACAGTGGCGGCGTCAAGGTCAACATGAACAAGCTGGCCGGCCTGCTGCCTCACATGGGCAAGGTGCCAGACACTGACAGCTATGAGGCTAGTCGGGTGAAGCAGGAGGCCATgctgagcagcagcagtagtatggtggtggcgggtggcggcggcggcggccgtGAGGTGACAGAGACGATTACGGCAGACACGTTGGACATGAAGTGCCGGCGGCTGCTGGAGAAGCTGTTTGACCACGCTCTGCTGTTGCAGTGCGGGCTGCTGGAGGAGCACGTGTCGGTGGTGCTGGGGCGGGTGCTGCAGCACTACGGGGTGAAGATGATCGAGGACTATGGCCAGGGCCAGTACGAGGTGCTCAAGTACAACCTGTGGCGCCTCATTGAGTGGAAGGTGACCATGGAGCAGATGGAGGAGTTCTACTCGGAGGGAAAGAGTGTGGAGGAGATGATGGACGACATCATGCACGACCACGTCCCCCTCGTCTCTCACCACTACGTGCCCCGCGACCAGGCTGCAGACCCCGGCCCACCCCCCGCCCCTGCCCAGCCCCaggccccgccgccgccgccgcagcagGTTGAGGCGGTGGAGGTGTCTGAGGGGCAGGTGGTGCTGCAGCATGTGGCTGGCATGCTGGGGGGGCAGATCAACCTGCCTGAGGGGGTGACGCAGGTGGTGCTGTCCCAGGACGTGTCGCCGGACCTGCTGCAGGGCGCCCACATTGTGACCATCGACCCCACCACGGGCCAGGTCATCTCCCAGGTCACGGCTGACCAGGTGATCCTGGCCGACGCCATCGGGGACGAGCTGGAGCAGCAGGTGTCAGCGCTGGACGGCGGCAGCGTGGTGGTCAGTCAGGGCCAGCTGGGCCAGGTGAGCCAGGGCACCATCGTGGTCACCCACCCCTCCGCCGTGCCCCTCCAGGCTGGCCAGGTGCTGGTGCAGGACTCCTCCGGCCAGCAGGTGGTCAAGATGGaggctgtcaccaccactgccccacgctga